Proteins from a single region of Catenulispora acidiphila DSM 44928:
- a CDS encoding CsbD family protein — protein MSVGDKAKAAAKNVKGNVKEGVGRASGNERLTAEGKADKAAGTAQHKAAKAKESVKQTGKGATGKVKETTGKTVGNETLTLKGKAQQAAAKTKKKVNK, from the coding sequence ATGAGCGTCGGAGACAAGGCCAAGGCCGCGGCGAAGAACGTCAAGGGCAACGTCAAGGAAGGTGTCGGGCGTGCCAGCGGGAACGAGCGGTTGACCGCCGAGGGCAAGGCCGACAAGGCCGCCGGGACGGCCCAGCACAAGGCCGCGAAGGCCAAGGAATCCGTCAAGCAGACGGGCAAGGGCGCGACCGGGAAGGTGAAGGAGACCACCGGCAAGACGGTCGGCAACGAAACGTTGACGCTCAAGGGGAAGGCGCAGCAGGCTGCCGCGAAGACGAAGAAGAAGGTCAACAAGTAA
- a CDS encoding SRPBCC family protein produces MKVQRTIKVDRPQPTVVAYLADFTNTEHWDPGTLHCVRTDTGPIRVGATWKNVSNFHGRTTELDYRLARLDPARLTFTGHNKQATTTDDLHFATNGTTTTITYNAEITFNGLLKLATPFVRRSFEKLADEVETSLTTTLEAL; encoded by the coding sequence ATGAAAGTCCAGCGCACGATCAAGGTCGACCGACCCCAACCCACGGTCGTGGCCTACCTCGCCGACTTCACCAACACCGAACACTGGGACCCCGGCACCCTCCACTGCGTGCGCACCGACACCGGCCCGATCCGCGTCGGCGCCACCTGGAAGAACGTCTCAAACTTCCACGGCCGCACCACCGAACTCGACTACCGCCTGGCACGCCTGGACCCAGCCCGCCTCACCTTCACCGGCCACAACAAACAAGCCACCACCACCGACGACCTCCACTTCGCCACCAACGGCACCACAACCACCATCACCTACAACGCCGAGATCACCTTCAACGGCCTCCTCAAACTGGCGACCCCCTTCGTCCGCCGCAGCTTCGAAAAGCTCGCTGACGAGGTCGAAACGTCACTGACAACGACGCTCGAGGCGTTGTGA
- a CDS encoding DUF2264 domain-containing protein produces MTTAGTLAAHSLPAPDHVLSPYTGWTRAHWEHLADRMLDAVHRHATPRQALIHLPGPMSASGHHSDGLEGYARTFLLAAFRIAGARGADSTGALCERYAEGLTAGTDPASPERWPRLSQCGQAKVEAASIALALHETRPWIWDRLDARVQSNVVAWLAEMVGARVPDNNWVWFQAIVEAFLRSVGGPWQPADIEHTRDRTEAWYAGSGWYSDGADTPAPYRNFDHYSGWAMQLYPLWYCRMSGELAEPGLADRYRLRLRAYLTDLQYLVGADGAPLHQGRSLTYRYATAAPFWCGLLFDAGALSPGLTRRTASGMLRHFSDRDSLDENGLLPLGWYAAHPPIRQNYSGPASPYWASKAFAGLLLPADHPAWTADEEPLPVERGDFVRTLHAPGWIASGTRADGIVRIANHGTDHADHGDVSGHAYDPCYSRWAYSTAAGPELGGPGPVADSHGITRPATPDLDLPGGGPLDSHVALLDAEGRPSHRRPLLRLAVEGPAASSRHRARWPQGPDTERPESATAPLLTTASVLRGPWEVRVVRVDDIPGGDPGTRLRIGGWALAHSQPPATELTTSRAVALTSDGLRAEAAALYGPLVAGIRTSSGRTSYGAHAATVYLHTLQPVRPGELHIAAIALGRALPPVPAVRVLDDAEVQILWPDGHSDVLRLDRPPTPTHSEGL; encoded by the coding sequence ATGACGACCGCCGGCACCCTAGCGGCGCACAGCCTGCCTGCGCCTGACCATGTCCTTTCCCCCTATACCGGCTGGACCAGAGCGCACTGGGAGCATCTGGCCGACCGGATGCTCGACGCGGTGCACCGTCACGCCACCCCTCGCCAGGCACTGATCCACCTGCCGGGACCGATGAGCGCCTCCGGGCACCACAGCGACGGACTGGAAGGCTACGCCCGGACGTTCCTCCTGGCGGCGTTCCGGATCGCGGGCGCGCGGGGCGCCGACAGTACCGGCGCCCTGTGCGAGCGCTACGCCGAAGGCCTGACCGCCGGGACCGACCCGGCCTCGCCCGAACGCTGGCCGCGCCTGTCGCAGTGCGGCCAGGCCAAAGTCGAGGCGGCGTCCATCGCCCTGGCGCTTCACGAGACCCGGCCCTGGATCTGGGACCGGCTGGACGCGCGGGTCCAGAGCAACGTGGTCGCCTGGCTCGCGGAGATGGTCGGCGCCCGGGTCCCGGACAACAACTGGGTCTGGTTCCAGGCGATCGTCGAGGCGTTCCTGCGCTCGGTCGGCGGACCGTGGCAGCCCGCTGACATCGAGCACACCAGAGATCGCACCGAAGCCTGGTACGCGGGTTCGGGCTGGTACAGCGACGGCGCCGACACCCCGGCTCCCTACCGCAACTTCGACCACTACAGCGGCTGGGCCATGCAGCTCTATCCGCTGTGGTACTGCCGCATGTCCGGAGAGCTCGCCGAGCCGGGGTTGGCCGACCGCTACCGTTTGCGGCTGCGCGCCTATCTCACGGACCTGCAGTACCTCGTGGGAGCCGACGGCGCACCGCTTCACCAAGGACGCTCACTGACTTACCGCTATGCCACAGCCGCGCCCTTCTGGTGCGGCCTGCTGTTCGACGCCGGAGCCCTCTCCCCCGGTCTGACCCGCCGCACCGCCAGCGGGATGCTGCGCCACTTCAGCGACCGCGACAGTCTGGACGAGAACGGACTGCTGCCGCTGGGGTGGTACGCCGCGCACCCGCCGATCCGGCAGAACTACTCCGGACCGGCCTCGCCGTACTGGGCCAGCAAGGCCTTCGCCGGTCTGCTGCTGCCCGCCGACCATCCAGCGTGGACCGCCGACGAAGAGCCGCTGCCGGTCGAGCGGGGCGACTTCGTGCGCACCCTGCACGCGCCGGGCTGGATCGCCTCGGGCACCCGCGCCGACGGCATCGTGCGCATCGCCAACCACGGCACGGACCACGCCGATCACGGCGATGTCAGTGGTCACGCCTACGACCCCTGCTACAGCCGATGGGCGTACTCGACCGCGGCCGGGCCCGAACTCGGCGGTCCCGGACCGGTCGCCGACAGCCACGGGATCACCCGTCCGGCCACGCCCGATCTGGACCTGCCCGGCGGCGGTCCCCTGGACTCCCACGTCGCCCTGCTGGACGCCGAAGGCCGACCCTCCCACCGCCGTCCCTTGCTGCGGTTGGCCGTGGAAGGCCCAGCCGCTTCCTCCCGCCACCGTGCCCGATGGCCGCAGGGCCCTGATACGGAGCGGCCGGAATCGGCAACCGCACCGTTGCTGACCACCGCATCTGTGCTGCGTGGCCCTTGGGAGGTACGAGTGGTGCGGGTCGACGATATTCCAGGCGGCGATCCAGGCACCCGGCTCCGCATCGGCGGCTGGGCTCTGGCCCACAGCCAGCCTCCCGCCACGGAATTGACGACCAGCCGCGCCGTCGCACTGACCTCCGACGGTCTGCGGGCCGAAGCGGCAGCCCTGTACGGGCCGCTCGTCGCAGGCATCCGCACCAGCAGCGGACGGACGTCCTACGGCGCCCACGCCGCCACCGTCTACCTGCACACCCTCCAGCCGGTACGACCCGGCGAACTGCACATCGCCGCGATCGCCCTGGGCCGGGCGCTGCCGCCGGTGCCCGCCGTCCGCGTCCTGGACGACGCGGAGGTGCAGATCCTGTGGCCGGACGGCCACAGCGACGTCCTGCGTCTGGATCGCCCACCAACACCCACCCATTCGGAAGGACTCTGA
- a CDS encoding carbohydrate ABC transporter permease: MSDAVKHRSPTAPPRSFIWTRRIALTLLGLFTGIPLWVMVSSSVKSLVEVQNAFHWLPTHLTLSPYIDMWSTVPLGHYFLNSAIVASCSTAVSVVIAVFAAYAVSRYRFAGRKVFSVTVLSTQMFPGILFLLPLYLIFVNIGNSTGIQLSDTRLGLIITFLTFTLPFSIWMLVGYFDSIPRDLDEAASVDGSGPISTLFKILVPAALPGIVTVAVYSFMTAWGEVLFASVMTDDSTRTLAVGLRDYASQNDVYWNQIMAASLVVSIPVVAGFLLMQKYLIAGLTAGAVK; the protein is encoded by the coding sequence ATGTCTGACGCCGTCAAGCACCGCTCGCCGACAGCACCGCCCCGGTCCTTCATCTGGACCCGGCGCATCGCGCTGACACTGCTCGGACTGTTCACCGGCATCCCGCTGTGGGTGATGGTGTCCAGCTCCGTGAAATCGCTGGTCGAGGTCCAGAACGCGTTCCACTGGCTGCCCACACACCTGACGCTCAGCCCCTACATCGACATGTGGAGCACCGTCCCGCTCGGGCACTACTTCCTCAACAGCGCCATCGTCGCCTCCTGCTCGACGGCGGTCTCGGTGGTGATCGCCGTCTTCGCGGCCTACGCCGTGTCCCGCTACCGGTTCGCCGGCCGCAAGGTCTTCTCCGTCACGGTGTTGTCCACGCAGATGTTCCCCGGCATCCTGTTCCTGCTCCCGCTCTACCTCATCTTCGTGAACATCGGGAACAGCACCGGGATCCAGCTCTCCGACACCCGGCTCGGCCTCATCATCACCTTCCTGACCTTCACCCTGCCGTTCTCCATCTGGATGCTGGTCGGGTACTTCGACTCCATCCCCCGGGACCTGGACGAGGCCGCCTCCGTCGACGGATCCGGCCCGATCAGCACCCTGTTCAAGATCCTCGTCCCGGCAGCCCTCCCCGGCATCGTCACCGTCGCGGTGTACTCCTTCATGACAGCCTGGGGCGAAGTGCTGTTCGCATCAGTGATGACCGACGACTCCACCCGCACCCTGGCCGTGGGCCTGCGCGACTACGCCTCGCAGAACGACGTCTACTGGAACCAGATCATGGCGGCGTCCCTGGTCGTCAGCATCCCGGTGGTCGCCGGATTCCTGCTCATGCAGAAGTACCTCATCGCCGGGCTGACCGCCGGCGCGGTCAAGTAG
- a CDS encoding DUF4331 family protein: MSHHLDTPLAAKNGQLFLDDLYVFQGEDSTVLMMDVNSNITGVYAEPGFHLEARYEFKVHVDGEDFESLTYRFAFGGPDADGRQSLRLEVLSGADAREDGAVGALVAQGRTGESATGDDGVRVWAGRICDSFYIDLSLLFIINAAVGEGSKVDLSAWKPGEAKNTFAGTTVETIVLEIPHTHPVLRPGARIGVWAATKLATDAGGWRQINRAGNPMMWPIFWPTDTEFTDPANARHPSRDVAEAGSYLADRVAAVVAATGTSADPEAYGRQVAGQLLPDVLSYTVGTPAQFGFAIRNGRTQADNAPEAMLSLVTNSGVPAGLTQAVAADLRTSQFPYIVQAKA, encoded by the coding sequence ATGTCCCACCATCTCGACACCCCGCTGGCCGCCAAGAACGGTCAACTGTTCCTCGACGACCTGTACGTCTTCCAGGGTGAGGACTCCACCGTCCTGATGATGGACGTCAACTCGAACATCACGGGCGTCTACGCCGAGCCGGGCTTCCATCTCGAGGCGCGTTACGAGTTCAAGGTCCATGTCGACGGCGAGGATTTTGAAAGCCTCACCTACCGGTTCGCGTTCGGCGGGCCCGATGCGGACGGCCGTCAGAGCCTGCGGCTGGAAGTTCTCTCCGGCGCCGACGCGCGCGAGGACGGTGCCGTCGGCGCGCTCGTGGCCCAGGGTCGCACCGGGGAATCCGCCACGGGGGACGACGGGGTCCGGGTCTGGGCTGGACGGATCTGCGACTCCTTCTACATCGACCTGTCGCTGCTGTTCATCATCAATGCGGCGGTCGGCGAGGGCAGCAAGGTCGACCTGTCCGCCTGGAAGCCGGGCGAGGCGAAGAACACCTTCGCCGGGACCACGGTGGAAACCATCGTGTTGGAGATCCCGCATACCCATCCGGTGCTGCGCCCCGGCGCACGTATCGGCGTGTGGGCGGCGACCAAGTTGGCCACCGACGCCGGTGGCTGGCGGCAGATCAACCGTGCCGGGAACCCGATGATGTGGCCGATCTTCTGGCCGACCGACACCGAGTTCACCGACCCGGCCAACGCCCGCCATCCCTCCCGGGACGTCGCCGAAGCCGGCTCGTACCTCGCCGACCGGGTCGCCGCGGTCGTCGCGGCCACCGGCACCTCGGCCGACCCCGAAGCCTACGGACGCCAGGTCGCCGGGCAACTGCTGCCTGACGTGCTGTCCTACACCGTCGGTACCCCCGCGCAGTTTGGCTTCGCCATCCGCAACGGCCGCACCCAGGCCGACAACGCGCCCGAAGCGATGCTCTCGCTGGTCACCAACAGCGGCGTACCGGCCGGACTGACCCAGGCCGTCGCGGCGGACCTGCGCACGTCGCAATTCCCTTACATCGTCCAGGCCAAGGCCTAG
- a CDS encoding hydroxyacid dehydrogenase encodes MALEPPRRPAALAMRPTVAAALFTGQNRSRLMDLVDVDPDLVLEDLHSADARSALADAEVLITGWGCPPIDEPALLAAPRLRAVVHTAGSVKDIVTEACWRRGIQVASAASANAVPVAEYTVAAILFANKQVLNARDDYARLRDQDTDWHARLAVAGNYRRRVGIVGASRIGRRVIALLRGFDLEILLTDPYLHPDEADRLGARLTGLPELFAACDTISIHAPLLPQTAGMITRALLAAMPDGATLINTARGDLIDQHALEEELLSGRLSAVLDVTTPETLPASSPLYTLPNVLLTPHIAGSMGNELQRMAHFALDELECWTKGEPFNDPVYRAALERTA; translated from the coding sequence ATGGCCCTGGAACCCCCTCGCCGTCCGGCTGCCCTGGCGATGCGGCCGACGGTGGCCGCGGCCCTGTTCACCGGTCAGAACCGCAGCCGTCTGATGGACCTCGTGGACGTCGACCCCGATCTGGTCCTGGAGGACCTCCACTCCGCCGACGCCCGGTCGGCGCTCGCCGACGCCGAGGTCCTGATCACCGGCTGGGGCTGCCCGCCGATCGACGAGCCGGCCCTGCTGGCAGCTCCGCGGCTGCGCGCGGTCGTCCACACCGCGGGGTCCGTCAAAGACATCGTCACCGAAGCCTGCTGGCGCCGCGGCATCCAGGTCGCCTCGGCGGCATCGGCGAACGCGGTACCGGTCGCCGAGTACACGGTGGCCGCGATCCTGTTCGCCAACAAACAGGTGCTGAACGCCAGAGACGACTACGCCCGGCTCCGCGACCAGGACACCGACTGGCACGCCCGGCTCGCCGTCGCCGGCAACTACCGCCGCCGCGTGGGCATCGTCGGCGCGTCCCGGATCGGACGCCGCGTGATAGCGCTGCTCCGCGGCTTCGACTTGGAGATCCTGCTCACCGATCCCTACCTCCACCCCGACGAGGCCGATCGCCTCGGCGCGCGCCTCACCGGTCTGCCAGAGCTGTTCGCAGCCTGCGACACCATCAGCATCCACGCACCGCTGCTTCCCCAGACCGCGGGCATGATCACCCGAGCCCTCCTCGCGGCCATGCCGGACGGGGCGACACTGATCAACACCGCCCGCGGCGACCTCATCGACCAGCACGCCTTGGAGGAGGAACTGCTCTCCGGACGACTCAGCGCGGTCCTGGACGTCACGACCCCGGAGACCCTCCCCGCCTCATCACCGCTGTACACGCTCCCCAATGTCCTGCTTACGCCCCACATCGCCGGCTCCATGGGCAACGAACTCCAGCGCATGGCCCACTTCGCCCTGGACGAGTTGGAATGCTGGACCAAGGGCGAACCGTTCAACGACCCGGTCTACCGAGCCGCCCTGGAACGCACCGCATGA
- a CDS encoding substrate-binding domain-containing protein: MLAHQRYSYVLDQLRTHGAIKVTDVVAGLGVSDGTVRRDLEVLEEQGKLVRVRGGAVLPGPLHSGGPPSADPRSQDPATTEGVVLGMLVPSTTYYYPEVIRGAQTVVSRAGARLILGVTDYDGDRDLEQLRDLIRSGCRGLMVTTATGPVIPAPVRGLLEDCALPFVLVERRSAETFDDVDYVLSDHRQGAYRAVEHLAALGHRSVALFVHATPTARLVADGYAEGVRLLGLDTDAPVHAPAAGADRQAELDAFAKACRDSDATAALVHSDREAILLAQRLRAQGVRIPEDLAVIAYDDEVAAFAEVPLTAVAPPKFEVGRSAASALLEQIAATGPLPVRQTVLQPRFVVRDSTRRGATSTQTAAGAADPDAASPVGV, translated from the coding sequence GTGCTCGCACACCAGCGCTACAGCTATGTGCTTGACCAGCTACGCACCCACGGGGCGATCAAGGTGACGGACGTGGTCGCCGGACTCGGCGTTTCCGACGGCACCGTGCGCCGAGACCTGGAGGTTCTGGAGGAGCAGGGGAAGCTGGTACGGGTACGCGGCGGAGCGGTGCTGCCCGGTCCGCTCCACTCGGGCGGACCGCCCTCCGCCGACCCGCGATCGCAGGACCCTGCCACCACCGAGGGCGTGGTGCTGGGGATGCTCGTGCCCTCGACCACCTACTACTACCCGGAGGTCATCCGCGGCGCGCAGACCGTGGTCTCCCGGGCCGGAGCCCGGCTCATCCTCGGTGTCACCGACTACGACGGCGACCGCGATCTGGAGCAACTCCGCGACCTGATCCGCTCCGGGTGCCGGGGCTTGATGGTCACGACCGCCACCGGCCCGGTGATCCCCGCACCGGTCCGAGGACTGCTGGAAGACTGCGCCCTGCCCTTCGTGCTGGTCGAGCGCCGTTCGGCCGAGACGTTCGACGACGTCGACTACGTCCTGAGCGACCACCGCCAGGGCGCCTACCGGGCGGTGGAACACCTGGCCGCGCTCGGCCACCGGAGTGTGGCCCTGTTCGTCCACGCCACCCCCACCGCCCGGCTGGTCGCCGACGGCTACGCCGAGGGGGTGCGGCTGCTGGGACTGGACACCGACGCGCCGGTGCACGCACCGGCCGCCGGAGCCGACCGGCAGGCCGAGCTGGACGCCTTCGCCAAAGCCTGCCGCGACTCGGACGCCACCGCGGCCCTGGTCCACTCCGACCGGGAGGCGATCCTGCTGGCCCAACGGCTGCGCGCGCAAGGCGTGCGGATTCCCGAGGACCTGGCGGTGATCGCCTACGACGACGAGGTGGCCGCCTTCGCCGAAGTGCCGCTCACCGCCGTGGCTCCGCCCAAGTTCGAGGTCGGGCGCTCCGCGGCGTCCGCGCTGCTGGAGCAGATCGCGGCCACCGGACCGCTGCCGGTGCGGCAGACCGTGCTGCAGCCGCGGTTCGTCGTCCGCGACTCCACCCGCCGCGGAGCCACGAGCACGCAGACCGCCGCCGGTGCGGCGGACCCGGACGCGGCATCGCCGGTGGGCGTGTGA
- a CDS encoding SAM-dependent methyltransferase yields the protein MEQSLDNPAVGVTAARQSVPFAVAAQPGGGLLRAKLAERLFRSATARLPLTVRYPDGRVEGAGRDGSPVMVLHDPRGFFHRLGTARLIGFGESYQAREWDSTQLAELLAVFAAELPRLVPAPLQSLRRAFDLRRPGGAANSLRGARRNIEHHYDLSDELFELFLDETMTYSAALFHQNPLGRPDGGFATLADAQCRKIDRLLDLCGVGLGTRLLEIGSGWGSLALRAAARGAQVTTITLSSNQHDAVRRRADAAGLGDLVDVRLMDYRAVQERYDAVVSVEMIEAVGREHWPTYFRALRRLTAPGGRIGLQAITMPHERMVAAAGSQTWITKYIFPGGIIPSQTAIDSESQAAGLHMLHDFSFGRHYAHTLRLWRDRFSEQREAVAALGFDETFRRTWELYLAYSEAGFAAGYLDVHQMVFATD from the coding sequence GTGGAGCAATCCCTGGACAACCCAGCTGTCGGCGTCACGGCGGCGCGTCAGTCCGTCCCGTTCGCCGTGGCGGCCCAGCCTGGTGGTGGGCTGCTGCGGGCGAAACTGGCCGAGCGGTTGTTCCGCTCGGCGACGGCCCGGTTGCCGTTGACAGTCCGTTACCCCGACGGCCGGGTCGAGGGTGCGGGGCGCGACGGCTCCCCGGTCATGGTCCTGCACGACCCGCGCGGCTTCTTCCACCGCCTGGGAACCGCGCGGCTGATCGGGTTCGGGGAGTCCTACCAGGCTCGGGAGTGGGACAGCACCCAGCTGGCTGAACTGCTCGCAGTGTTCGCCGCCGAGTTGCCGCGGCTCGTTCCGGCACCGCTGCAATCCTTGCGCCGCGCTTTCGACCTGCGCCGCCCCGGCGGTGCGGCGAACTCGCTGCGCGGCGCGCGTCGCAACATCGAGCACCACTACGACCTGTCTGACGAGCTGTTCGAATTGTTCCTCGACGAAACGATGACCTACTCCGCGGCGTTGTTCCATCAGAACCCGCTCGGCAGACCTGACGGCGGCTTCGCCACGCTCGCAGATGCCCAGTGCCGCAAGATCGACCGGCTGCTCGACCTGTGTGGCGTCGGTCTGGGTACCCGGTTGTTGGAGATCGGGAGTGGATGGGGGAGCCTGGCGTTGCGCGCGGCGGCTCGCGGTGCTCAGGTGACCACGATCACGCTGTCGTCGAATCAGCATGATGCTGTCCGCCGGCGTGCCGACGCAGCGGGTCTGGGCGACCTGGTCGACGTCCGGCTCATGGACTACCGCGCCGTGCAGGAGCGTTACGACGCGGTGGTCAGCGTGGAGATGATCGAGGCGGTCGGGCGCGAGCACTGGCCCACGTATTTCCGTGCCCTGCGCCGTCTGACCGCTCCCGGCGGCCGGATCGGACTGCAGGCGATCACCATGCCGCACGAGCGCATGGTCGCGGCGGCCGGCAGCCAGACCTGGATCACCAAGTACATCTTCCCCGGCGGCATCATCCCGTCCCAGACCGCCATCGACTCCGAGTCGCAGGCTGCCGGCCTGCACATGCTCCACGACTTCTCGTTCGGCAGGCACTACGCCCACACGCTGCGGTTGTGGCGCGACCGCTTCAGCGAGCAGCGCGAAGCGGTGGCCGCCCTCGGCTTCGACGAGACCTTCCGCCGCACCTGGGAGCTGTACCTGGCCTACTCCGAGGCGGGCTTCGCCGCGGGCTATCTCGACGTCCACCAGATGGTGTTCGCCACCGACTGA
- a CDS encoding carbohydrate ABC transporter permease: MVAAPDVTRPPHRSKPPAAKARRRLSWANLRRGGLPYLFLLPAVCFELLVHVIPMLVGIWISFKQLTQFFIRDWSAAPGAGLRNYRIALNFDNAVGKQLLHSFFVTLSFTVLVVALSWLLGSGAAVLMQDRFKGRGLLRTYFLVPYALPAYTAAITWEFIFQRDNGLLNQIIVHELHLTKTAPFWLIGDNSFTALVITAVWRTWPFAFLVVTAGMQSIPGDLYEAAAIDGAGVWQRIRKITMPSLRPVNQVLLLVLFLWNFNDFNTPFVLFGSVPPAQSNLLSLQIYDTSFQNWNFGSGAAMSVLLLLFLLLVTAVYLVATNRRKSTEHV; encoded by the coding sequence ATGGTTGCCGCCCCCGACGTCACCCGGCCGCCGCACCGATCGAAACCCCCCGCGGCCAAGGCGCGCCGCCGGCTGTCGTGGGCCAACCTGCGCCGGGGCGGCCTGCCGTATCTGTTCCTGCTTCCGGCGGTCTGCTTCGAACTGCTGGTCCACGTCATCCCGATGCTCGTCGGGATCTGGATCAGCTTCAAGCAGCTCACCCAGTTCTTCATCCGCGACTGGAGCGCCGCCCCGGGCGCGGGACTGCGGAACTACCGCATCGCGCTGAACTTCGACAACGCCGTCGGCAAGCAGCTGCTGCACTCCTTTTTCGTCACGCTGAGCTTCACCGTGCTCGTCGTCGCCCTGTCCTGGCTGCTCGGCAGCGGCGCGGCGGTCCTGATGCAGGACAGGTTCAAGGGCCGGGGACTGCTCCGCACCTACTTCCTGGTCCCGTACGCGCTCCCCGCCTACACCGCGGCCATCACCTGGGAGTTCATCTTCCAGAGGGACAACGGCCTGCTGAACCAGATCATCGTGCACGAACTGCACCTGACCAAGACCGCGCCGTTCTGGCTGATCGGGGACAACAGCTTCACCGCGCTGGTCATCACCGCCGTTTGGCGCACCTGGCCGTTCGCGTTCCTGGTCGTCACCGCCGGCATGCAGTCCATCCCCGGCGACCTGTACGAGGCGGCCGCGATCGACGGCGCCGGCGTCTGGCAGCGCATCCGCAAGATCACGATGCCCTCGCTGCGTCCGGTGAACCAGGTGCTGCTGCTGGTGCTGTTCCTGTGGAACTTCAACGACTTCAACACCCCGTTCGTCCTGTTCGGCAGCGTCCCACCGGCGCAGTCGAACCTGCTGTCCCTGCAGATCTACGACACGTCCTTCCAGAACTGGAACTTCGGCTCCGGTGCGGCGATGTCCGTGCTGCTGTTGCTGTTCCTGCTCCTCGTGACGGCCGTCTATCTAGTGGCCACCAACCGCCGAAAGAGCACGGAACATGTCTGA
- a CDS encoding ABC transporter substrate-binding protein encodes MNASQRTHRYTRKREYTRKYRSAFVAVAAAVALLAAACGSGSSKSDAGSSGSVSGQTITYWASDQGSSIADDVKVLTPELNAFTAQTGVKVKLEVIGWADLLNRVLAATTSGQGPDVLNIGNTWSASLQASGAFLPITPAIMSQIGDTGRFLPGALAATGAAGKDPVGVPIYSTAYGLYYNKAEFAAAGITKPPATWEDLVADGKLLTTGSQWGLTLEAASPTENSHHAFVFDEQQGGNWFDSSNNPNFVTPQNTAAIEDFVNLMGSDKIVNPSDAANSNGTEALQEFAAGKAAMLMWQPAGANLQKYGMQPSAYGVVPVPFPATTPSGGRHVDSIVGGINLSVFANTKHKAASLAFLKFMTSASTETALNKAYGSLPSVTDAYTDPAFQTADDKVFQSVLASSAGSMPEIAKESEFQTVIGAALKHLFADAAGGKQITDSLVNAELTTAQQTMQASG; translated from the coding sequence ATGAACGCCTCCCAGAGAACGCACAGATACACGAGGAAGCGCGAGTACACAAGGAAGTACAGATCCGCCTTCGTCGCCGTGGCCGCCGCCGTGGCCCTGCTCGCCGCCGCGTGCGGGAGCGGTTCGAGCAAGTCCGACGCGGGATCGTCGGGCTCCGTGAGCGGACAGACCATCACCTACTGGGCCAGCGATCAGGGCAGCTCCATAGCCGACGACGTGAAGGTCTTGACCCCCGAACTCAACGCGTTCACCGCGCAGACCGGGGTGAAGGTCAAACTCGAGGTGATCGGGTGGGCCGACCTGCTGAACCGGGTCCTCGCGGCGACCACCTCCGGTCAGGGCCCTGACGTCCTGAACATCGGCAACACCTGGTCCGCCTCGCTCCAGGCCTCCGGCGCCTTCCTGCCGATCACCCCCGCCATCATGTCCCAGATCGGCGACACCGGCCGATTCCTGCCCGGCGCCCTCGCCGCGACCGGCGCGGCCGGCAAGGACCCGGTCGGCGTGCCGATCTACTCCACGGCGTACGGGCTCTACTACAACAAGGCGGAGTTCGCCGCGGCCGGCATCACCAAACCGCCGGCCACGTGGGAGGACCTGGTCGCCGACGGCAAGCTGCTGACGACCGGCAGCCAGTGGGGTCTCACGCTGGAGGCGGCCAGCCCCACGGAGAACTCCCATCACGCGTTCGTGTTCGACGAGCAGCAGGGCGGGAACTGGTTCGACTCCTCGAACAACCCGAACTTCGTCACGCCGCAGAACACCGCCGCCATCGAGGACTTCGTCAACCTCATGGGCAGCGACAAGATCGTCAACCCGAGCGACGCGGCGAACTCGAACGGCACCGAGGCGCTCCAGGAGTTCGCCGCGGGCAAGGCCGCCATGCTGATGTGGCAGCCCGCGGGCGCGAACCTCCAGAAGTACGGCATGCAGCCCTCGGCGTACGGCGTCGTGCCGGTGCCGTTCCCGGCGACCACCCCGAGCGGCGGCCGGCATGTCGACTCCATCGTCGGCGGCATCAACCTCTCGGTGTTCGCCAACACCAAGCACAAGGCCGCGTCGCTGGCCTTCCTGAAGTTCATGACCAGCGCCTCGACCGAGACCGCGCTGAACAAGGCATACGGCTCGCTCCCGTCGGTCACCGACGCGTACACCGACCCGGCGTTCCAGACCGCCGACGACAAGGTGTTCCAGAGCGTGCTGGCCTCCTCGGCCGGTTCGATGCCGGAGATCGCGAAGGAGAGCGAGTTCCAGACGGTCATCGGCGCCGCGCTGAAGCACCTGTTCGCGGACGCGGCCGGCGGGAAGCAGATCACTGACTCGCTCGTCAACGCCGAGCTCACCACGGCACAGCAGACGATGCAGGCGAGCGGCTGA